Below is a genomic region from Flexibacter flexilis DSM 6793.
AACTGGTTTGGCAAAGCCGTAATCGGAATCCAAACACCGTCGCGGCGCAACACTTGCAAACCGTCGGCACTTGCCCCCATCAACAACGTAATGAGGTTAATGTCGCCGTGTGCGGCTGCTCTCACTGCGTTCGGGTCGATAGCGTCAGGGTTTTCTATAGGGAAATAATGGATTTGGCGCAAAATACTGTTGCCATTTTTCACGCGCGAATCAAAATAAAATTCGTCTAAGCCCAAATACAAGGCAATGGCGCGAAGCATCTGAACACCAGCCTTTTCCAAGGTTTTGTAAGCCTCTTCGGTAAGTTGCGCAAACGCTGGCAACTCGGCAGGGAAAATATTGTCAGGATATTCGTTTTTGATAGGGTCGCCATCTTCCACGAACTGGCCTACATGGTAAAATTCCTTGAGGTCGGCAGCCTTAAAACCTTTGGCCGTTTCGCGGCCTTTGCTGATGTATCCGCGTTGGCCAGCCAATTCGGGAACTTCGTATTTGCGTTTTACGTCTTCCGAAAGTGCAAAAAATTCTTTTACTGCGGCATATAATTTTTCGACTAACTCGTCGCTAAGTCCGTGATTTTTAATGGCTACGAAACCGATATTATTGTAGGCTTCGCCCAAATCTGCTACGAATTGTGCTTTGCGGGCGGCGTCGCCTGAAGTGAAATCTGCCAAATCCAACGAAGGGATTGCATCCAATAGTTTTTGGTCGTTCATATGTTTTAAATAGGTATTACGAAATATAACTTTGGGGGACAAAGATATATTTTGGAATTTAATAATCGAATGACTTTCGTAAATAAAAAAACTGCCAACCGCCGCAAGGTGGGTGTTTTATATCCCATCAATTAGGTTTATATTTGACATTGGCAATGACCATTTAGTCTTTTTTATCAAAAACAAAACACACTTCATTTATTTACTCATTAGTAACTGGCTAAGAATGACATATTACAAAACATAAATGCAATTGAACAATGAATAATATTGAAAGGCAAAAGACATGGATTGATATTTTTGAAGACCCCAATATTTCTGAAAGAGAAAAATATAAGTATTATACACAGAATGACGAGTATGTATTAAAACTAAAAGAAAAAGTTAGGCAAACCATCAACCAAAAAGGGTTAGTATCTATAATGAATGACACCAAATGGCTGAAATTACAACACGGCGTTCAAAGCCTACCATTTCCACCTCCATACATCGAAAAATTAGTACTCGAAGAAAAATCCTTTGAAGAAGTACAAATCTCAGATAAACCACGATGGTTTGGCGATTGGAGTCCATTTTATCAAGAGGGAATGTTTTTATTTTTCGCCATTGAGTACATAAAAGTAAGGCCTTGTTATGCAGAGCATAATGGCCGTTTGGTTGCTCCAACAATCATAGATGAGACAGCCGCATTTGAACAACTTTTACAAGAATTGCATATCCCTTACGAAGAAGACAAGGGCGTTTTTATCATCTACGGATACAAATAATATTACTTACCAAAAATGCACATTCCCTTTATCGATTTTGCGCCAAGTCATGCGCCACTCAAACAAGAAGCAATGCGTTTGTTCTCAGAATTTTACGACGAAAACGTATTTGTTTTGGGGCAGCGCGTGGCAGACTTTGAGCAAGCCTTTGCGCAGTACACGGGTGCGGCGCATTGTGTGGGCGTTGGCAATGGTCTCGACGCGCTGACTATCGCCCTCAAGGTGCTGGGCGTGGGGCGTGGCCACGAAGTAATTTTGCCGTCCAATGCCTATATCGCGGCCTTGCTGGCGGTGTCGGCGGTTGGGGCGCGGCCTGTGCTGGTAGAACCATTTTCAGACACTTTTAATATTGATTATCAGCGTATTGAGGAGAAAATAACACCCCAAACAC
It encodes:
- a CDS encoding isopenicillin N synthase family dioxygenase, with protein sequence MNDQKLLDAIPSLDLADFTSGDAARKAQFVADLGEAYNNIGFVAIKNHGLSDELVEKLYAAVKEFFALSEDVKRKYEVPELAGQRGYISKGRETAKGFKAADLKEFYHVGQFVEDGDPIKNEYPDNIFPAELPAFAQLTEEAYKTLEKAGVQMLRAIALYLGLDEFYFDSRVKNGNSILRQIHYFPIENPDAIDPNAVRAAAHGDINLITLLMGASADGLQVLRRDGVWIPITALPNQLVVNVGDMLDRLTNHKLKSTIHRVVNPPRELMGTSRFSIPFFMHPRSEMDLTCLDSCIDAENPKLYEDMTAGEFLEERLRELGLKK
- a CDS encoding DUF6678 family protein codes for the protein MNNIERQKTWIDIFEDPNISEREKYKYYTQNDEYVLKLKEKVRQTINQKGLVSIMNDTKWLKLQHGVQSLPFPPPYIEKLVLEEKSFEEVQISDKPRWFGDWSPFYQEGMFLFFAIEYIKVRPCYAEHNGRLVAPTIIDETAAFEQLLQELHIPYEEDKGVFIIYGYK